In Miscanthus floridulus cultivar M001 chromosome 19, ASM1932011v1, whole genome shotgun sequence, the DNA window AGGTGGAGGAGCACCTTCGGTTCGACAAGGTGGACATGCGCCTGTGGCTCAACGACGGGCGGCGACGACCTAGGGTGGTAGCATGACACGGACGACATGATTACCTCGGTGTCCGCGGCGATGTACATCAGCGCGTGCTCATCCTCCTCAGCCTGCGTGACATGTGTcgtgcccttcttcttcccacggcaatccttggcccaatggccagacTTGCCACAGTTGTTGCAGAGGGTACCGGGTGGTGGCCTCCCACCACCGGCGTTCCTGGCGCCTGCATTCTGGCCATCACGGCCGTCACGCGTCGAGGATCCCGCACCGCCATGACCGCGTCCGTGCCCTCGGTGCTTCCCATGGCTGCTGGGGCCACTGCTACCACCAGAGTTCTCCTGCTCACGGCACGCTTTACGGTGGGCCTCCTAGTCCTCCTCGCAGAGCATCAGGCGCCCCATGGTGTCTGTGACCTCTTTGGGCTCGGCGCGCTCCTCGAACACACGCAGCCATCCGACCACCTCCTCGATGGTGACCTTGTTCAGATCAAGGAACATCTCGAGGGAGACAGCGGCTTCCTTCAGCCTTTCAGGGACCACCTACAGCAATTTCTTCACTACCTCAGCGTCGGTGATGTTGTCGCTGAGGGAGCAGAGGTTGGTGGCGAGTGCGGTGATGCAGATGCCGAACTCATTGACGCTCTCCCCTTCCTTGAAGGAGAGGTTACTGAATTCCCGGTGGAGCTGCTGTGCGCTAGCGTTGCGCGCGCGTTTGTCGCCGATCCGCAACTTCTTGACCGCATCCCGCACCTCTTTCACCGTGGGCTTGACGGCGAGGGTGCTCCAGAGCTCGGAGGGTACCGAGCACAAGAGTTCGGCCATCGCATGTCGGTCATCGTGGTACTCATCTTCATCGGGGTCCTCAGCGATGCCATGGTGGACGACGTCCTAGACTTTGAGGGTCTAGAAGTTTACCTCCATGACCAGGGCCCATTCCGGATAGTTGGCCTAGGTCAACGTTGACCACGTGACATTCGCTGATGGTCGCTCAATGATGCGCTCGATGACGCATGACCCGACATCCTGGTTGCGCGAGCGGCGACTATGAGAGTGGCCACGGCGACATGGCGACGAGTTCAACGGCTGGACCTTCTTCTCATCGGAGGCATCACCAGTCTGCAGCTTCTTGGATGGTGACTACGACATGGCGATGTCGggacctggctctggtaccaaatgTCAGAATCCCGAACCGGCAAGAGGGAGAAGATGATGAACACACACGAACATAGTGGACACATGATGATTTTGTTGCTGCAAAGCAGCAACGTTTCTGATTGTATTGCCATGCTTAAATAAGCTATTACAAGGAAACTAATCAAGATCTTTAAACACAATCACAATCAGTGATCATGCGCCTAAATAGCTACTGGAAAATATGGTAAGCTAATCTAACACACAAGGATTACAATAAACACCCTCCGAACTGATCATGTGCCTCCAACACCTCATTGAAATCTCCTGCGTAGAGCCAAGGGAGATCGCTCTGGGTGTTAAGGTATCTCCCAACTCCTATACCTCAACTCTCTCCTAGATTCTCCATAAAGACAGGTGAACCTCCATCTCGCTATCTTTGACACCGGGTCAAGAATAGCAGCATCGATATGTAGTTTGTCATAGCTCTGCAACTTCAAATCAATGTTGCGTGACCAAAGAAGTGCCAAACCACCACCCCTTCGGAAGCTTCCCACCCCAAGGCCATTTGCAAACCCTAGGGATCTCTTCAAAACATCCACTCAATCAAAGAACAACTATCTCTGACAAGAAGAGCAACCATGGGCGATGTAGCTGTATCAAGCTACAAAGTTCTTGAACTGCCTTGGCACCCGGCAAGGACTGCTAATTGCAGTTGCCGCTGATCATGCATTGTGGGTACTTCCTCTCTTCTGCTTCTTGAGCATCTCAATCATGCTTTCTCCGCTATTGTCTGCACTCGCATCCAACTGATTCGCTCTAGAATTCACCAAACCAGCTGGCACAATCGCACTAGGACCCTCCAGTGGGACATTCAAGTCAGAGTCTATGTGGCCAGACCTGTCACCTTGGATTTCCTTTTCCATGGTGGAGGTCGGCTGATTTTCTCATCCTGCATCACAAGCTGCCTACTTGCCCTCGCTCCGACCGGCTTCTCCCGTTCACTTAGAACTGTGCCCAATTTTTGTTTTAGCAGGGACTGCACCTCCTAGTCTTCTGTTTCCCCCATGAACTCAGAAGAATGGTGGGATCTGCCCAAAGAACACCGGCCATCACCAGATCTGCTATACTATGACCTGAGGTGTTTAGAGGCTGAGGAAGAGCCACTCCCAAAGGTCTCAGTGGCAGCCCTAGAGAAATACTGCATATGCCTTTTTTCTTTCCTTCAGCGCCCTGAGTTGAACATCATACGGCAGTTTACCATGTTCATCATGGGGCACCGGGTGCAAGCATTCCACCTCTGAGTGGTCGATCACGCCGCACCCAAAGCAATAGAAGGGTAGTTTTTCATATTGAGCTTGGAACCATCATAGTTCCGCCTTGCTCATGCATAAGAGCACCCCTCTCCATAGGGGTTTATCAATTTTGATGGCCACACAGTTCATAGGTACTCCCCACTCACCTTGCCATCTACGTCCACATCCATCATGACCACTTGGCCGATCAAACTCATTGCTCGAGAACCCCATTGCTGGTTTATCCAACCAAGCGGTAGGTTCAGGATATAGACCCACATCTCCAGACGATCAAAATGATCTTCGATGCACTAAGCTTCTCATCATAGGTTTTCAGTATGACTGTGTATCTACCAACCATCCAGGGGGTGTCGACCAAAACCCTCTCCATGTTAGCACTACTCCCAAACTCTGCCACGAATAGATTGTCTCCTTTCTCTTTGATCACCTAGAATTTGAGGCCAAATGGGTTACCCCATGCAGGCCTCATCGCCGATCGAACTGTGTTCACATGGATGGCCATCGGAGAGAGAACCTTCCCAACGATCACCCATTCCACACGCGGGAGATCCTCATCTCCTTCATCATCACTGAAATCTACcaatgcttcttcttcctccatcaggTTGAGCCATCGCAGAAGATCAATCACATTAGGGTTAGGGCTCGAATCCCCGCCCCCTTATAGCCATCTCCTACCATCGCCATGCGAtctagagggagaggaaaaaTAATGGTGGAACTGCTTGGTGATTGGTGCAGCCACAAAAATAATCCCTCCTAAGTGGCGGTTAACCCTAGGGGAAACTATGTGTTCGACGCCGCCGGACTGGCTAACCGGCGATATGCGGTGTCTGTCACCAATTAGGAGTCGGAGGCAGGGCAGTGGGCGCCGTGTCTAGAGTGGCCACCAACGTTGCTAATCCATATCACTGGTGCCAGCAATCTAGATCAAGGTCAGGGGGCGTGTTCGCCTTCGTGGTCGCCAGGGAGGGGTCTCCACTAATTACGGAACATCATAACTCCTTACCAATGGACCTATGGATTACttgtagtttggttttggtgaattgatgaaaccctaagtgctaacctagtttatcaaagtgatcatgagataggtaggcactattccaagtggtgaagcaatggtgaagatcatgatgatagtgtggtgaccatggtgatcaagtgcttggacttggaaaagaagaaagagaaaaacaaaaagctcaaggcaaaggtaaaacttgataggagctttttggtttggtgatcgagacacttagtgagtgtgatcatatttaggattgatagtcgtactattaataggggtgaaactcatatcgaaatgcggttatcaaagtgccactagactgctctaactcattgtatatgcatttagattctagtgagtgctaatacccttgaaaatgtttgtgaaaatatgctaacacatgtgcacaaggtgatacacttggtgggtagcacatttgagcaaggatggaGAAGATGGTGAAGTGGAGGAGCTGTCccagggtgactggacgctgcctcAAGAGTGACCAGAATCAGcctccctgcgtccggtcagtgttgtaGTGAGGGCTAccctcggtcttgtgaccggacgcagcacagtgaaagtgaccggacgcgtagggCCTGTGTTCAGTCAGGGGATGATGTACGCTAACATGTGCTTCTTCGCGAGCCAGAGAGGACCAGACTCGAAGCGGCGTCCAATCGCTTGTGaacagacgtgttcggtcactgTTTTtcctctctagatgcttactggaaatcaCCTGACACTAGATCACTGTGGAGAGCAGCACGTCCGGTTAGGCCTTCGTGGCTCTGCCGCACGTGTGAGCAGTGTGAGCATCGGCGCGTCCGATCGCCTGAAGAGGTGCGTCCAGTCTCACTTTACCATGTTGGCATTGGAACTCGACCATTGGGATCGGTCGGCAGAGGTTTAAAGTAGGGGACGCATGGCACACAtctagtgaccgaacgctgggggtcTGTGTCTGGTCAGCttaaccggtgcgtccggtcgctctgagaattgtgcagtgaggagcccaatggctctatttcatgagggcttctatttaagccctatgactggctcaagctcaccctcttggccatttgcattgacatagtaaccttgtgagcttagccaaagccctcccactcatctccatcgttgattcatcatctttgtgagattgggagtaaatccaagtgcattgcttgagtgattgcatctagaggcacttggtgtttgtgtttcgctatgaaatttacttgttactcttggtggttgccgccacctagatggcttggagtagcgaggatcatcgagcagaggaaggtgcttgtctctggccctgatcatggtgattatgaggggttcttgacctttttccggcggagagccaaaaggtactctagtgaatttctcatggcttgtgtgatcctcatcttgtgttggttgtgtggcaccctattgagggtttggcatgtgatgccaattagcgcgtgaacctccaagtgagtgtatcgccacaacgaggactagcttgccggcaagcaagtgaacctcggtaaaaaaatattGTGTCATCTTGTTCCGAGGTATTCTATATTGATTGTGAGTGATTGGCTCTATCATAATGTGATTGGCACATACCTCTACACGTTGGTATAACTATCATCATCCTCTCTTGTAGTtatatttctagtgttgcttcgttctttagtgtagttagtcttgagagcaagcttgtgtcgggtctagtggtaagtgatgctctttagttagcctttgagagctcactaacttagtgtagtgacatagcctttgtgtgaaTAGAGATTATagatactagaattgtggtaggtggcttgcacttttggtaggctagcgcaacactcacttcatcgtttaattgtctaacatctttgttaagtgttgttgtagatttttataggctattcacccctcctctagccattaagacctttcaaCTGGCCAATGAAGCACTCCAATAAACTTTTGAGGGACCCTGAGCCATAGGAAAGTACTTGGCTTCACTGGTCAACTATAACTCAGGGCCCTGTTATGTGTTTGGTACCTTCAAACTTGTCAAATGGCCatcaacgaacggtccttaatcgacacaggcatgAAACATGCATCCCAGAGTCCGGCTCTGTTGCACCTACCAATACTCCAACAAAAATCCATTTTCCCACTTTCCTGCCCaggtctccaattattatccatcTCTGAATCCATGTGATAGTAACAACAGTATAACCATCACCCATTTCTCGTGAGTAACcgtccatcactcgacttctactataAGCCCTATAACATGGCATACTACACGATTCCTATCATACTAATAGGAATCATAGGATAGAATATTATGCAGGGTTCAAGCAACTCCTGCAACTTAATGCACAACAACATAATAATAAGTGCttgaaaataggggttatgcatcggggcttgcctgggtaactcAACATCACATTAAGTTAGTTGGCTCCATCTTAGGACTTGATCAACCTTCGTCTCTATGGTTTGCCCACCATTACATCGTCTTCAGATTTGACTTCATAGTCCACCAGTCGATCCATCCGCCATCGTTCCTAAATGAGATGCATAGAATGCAATGCAACGATGATGCAATCAATtaaaggcaacaacaactcttaaaaagaAGAAGCACACAATTCAAGCCTacaaagctagctctaatgactaactaACAAGTCATGACATTATCTACACAAAACAAGTGTTTACTTCCTCCTAAACCTAATATCTATTTCCTTATTATAAAACAAGCCTATTATGAGATAAACTACTAACTCAGAAATCATGCATCTATACATCATGAAACTTTTACCACCACACCACACATACACACCATAATTAGCTAGCCACGAAAAGTTCAGAGCATTCAGATTTCTACAACTCCATTTAAGAAATTATTTACAAACTAGTCACATAAAGCACTAACAAGCAAAGATTTAATTATAGAGCAAAAACTTTACTCTAAACATATGATAAACCTACATCTCACATTTTATAAAACAACAGAGCCATATTATTGATTCATAGAACTTAACAACAGTTATAAAACATAGATGACACATCTTTTCTATTTTTATACATTTAAAATCAGTTATAAAACAACAGAGCCATATTAATTATTTAAAAACTATTAAAGGAGCTTATTACAagataaatctataactcaagAAATATGCATCCATTGGACTATGAAATATTTACCATAGCACAAACACATCAACACtagtctaccataaaaatttcatcacaattggaGCACAATGAACTATATTTATGAATTTAAAACTAGAAAGCATAGATATATTTCTATAGCGAaaacttttctactaaaacatgtaCATATTATAGTTATACTACATAGATCTacttacaaggattccaaaacatcttattttcctttttatgatttttttactATTTACTGTGAATTTTTAAAGTTTTAGCCGAATTATACTAAAAAAAAAACCATAAAAAACAAACACTTTGCGCTAAGGCCCTGGACTTTCCCTTAATCAACCCATAGTACATCACACAATATGTATTAGTCACGAGATTTACATTGGAAATCCTGGAAAAGCTTCTATTCCAacccttgtccttcttcttcttcctcaccaGCAGAGCAGGGGCAGGGGACCAATCGGCGGCCGATTCGGCCTGCTGGGAtggccaccggcggcgagctggAGGAGGACCGGCCTGGCCTGGCCGTGGGAGGCGGCGCGGGGTCCTCCTAGGCCCCGTGCGCGTGCACAGGGGCGTGGCTGGCGCTGCGGCCCTCGTACAGGCGCCCGAAGGTCAGCGGCCGTGTCGGCAACGGCTGATGGCTGGCGCTTGGGCGGAGGAGGAAGGAGGTAGCGGCGACGACAGTGGTTGGAGAAGCAAAAAGGAGCAGGCGGCGAGGGCGCGGCAGCGGGGAGCTTGGAGCGGCCGCTAGCCATGGCGAGCACGAGAGAGAAAgagcaagacagagagcaagaggGAGAAAGACCGAGAGAATGGTGAGCGGAGGGCGCCGAGGCTTGCAGAAGAAGGCAAGGAGGGGAGCAGCATGGCATGGGCAGCGGCGTGGGCACGACAGAGCATGGGTGTGAGCGGGGCCAGCAAGGACAGCGACCACGTGCCAGCACAGGAGCGCACTGTGCAGCAAATTTGGTCAAGAATGGGGTCCCACCCCTATACAAAAGATCTTCGCAACACTGTgccctacaactttcttaaagaTCTAAGGTCATTAGCACAACAGATTAAGAGATAAACCGAAGAAAGCCCACAGTCAGAACTTCTAAGGCCTGGCCCTGAAGTCAGAACTTCCGGCAGGAAATCAGAAGTTCTGAGAAGGGTTAGAAGTTCTGACATGCCAAGTGCAAGTTGGCACCGATTAAGATAATTAATTATAAAGTAACACAAGGGTGTTATAATAATTAATTATCCAGTAACCCCGGGGTGTTATAGTTTGCGGACGTGTATTTATAGAGGTGAGCGTGTGTACGTTTGAGCGTCTGCGTCTATACTCGTATAATTCGCAAATATACATGTTTCCTTTTGGGGCTAGCATACAATTGTTGACCACGCTTTGTCAATTATtaagggcactcccaatgcagaaaCCACTATAGTTTCTATGGGCATTAATTGTACTGTCACCTAAGCATTTTGCTGATGTGAcaaggtagttattgaagagagagaacaaaaatcatagaaaccgggtctaagttagaaaccatgtctacacgagaaccaagacacaAAGTCTCTGCACATTGTTAAAAAACACAAGAAACAGTCTCTGCACATTGTTAAAACATCTTGGATTATGATTCATGAAGTCTCTGCACATTGTTAAAAAACACAAAGGGTATGTAGCTCAGATGGTAGAGTGCTCGCTTAGCATGCGAGAGGTACACGGGGATGGATACCCCGCATCTCCAACTTGAAATTTTTTATTCAGTTGTCCCAACTGGGTGCTCCGTGctccctttttttttttgcaactgTGTAGCATGCCAGCAATAGCATCCCCCTGTGTGCAGTTAGATCTGCCAACcaacttaggccccgtttagtccacccaaaagccaaaaatttttgtatagtaaccgtcacatcgaatcttgcggcacatgaatggagtattaaatgtagacgaaaaaaaaaactaattacacagttagtcgagaaatcgtgagacgaatcttttaagcctaaatagtccataattggacaatttttgccaaatacaaacgaaagtgctacagtagccaaaagctaaaaaaattcggaactaaacacgcccttagtAGTGTTTGGAGATCAAGGAGCTGGAAAAAGAAAACCATGTAACTGCAAGGTCACAGATTTCTAATCTTGTGCTTTGCCATGCGAGACCGTCAGGGAAAAAAAATAGAAAGCTAAATTACTACCGGTGGTAATAACATGTCAACAGCCTCGGACCAATGAATGAATGTGGAAGCAAGCACAATTTTGGCTTAATGCATCAGTTTATAACGGTGCTGTCTAAAGCACTCTCAACATAGTAATTATAAGATAGTTTATTATATACTTACTAAGTTAAGTAGACAATATACATAAAAAATAATAGACGCAATGGTTGATTTCTTCAAAATATTTTTTTCCATTCACGTGTCTTCTCTGTTCTACCATTTACTTATTATATCTTGGCCTGCGTAAACAATAGTATAATAAGAAATGATTTTATTTTCTCTCTTCTTTAATTTCAATACCACATCACCATTTTACTTAGTTGACACCTTTGACTATAGAAATTAAACAATCCTAAATTCTACATTTGGACAACCCTTATGGCCCCAAGCAAGAGGTAAAAGTACTATGGATAATTTCTGAAACTGACTTTTAAGGACATAAACTAGTTTTATGAATCCATTCGGATATGGATAATCCGTGTCTAACAAATAGGTGGATGTCTGGAAGAGTATGTGATTCGCAACATCTATCTTGTGGATGTGAGTTACTTGTAACTTATATATGGATTGTTCGGTATTTAAAATATATTATACGATATTCCTCTCCCCAACACACAACacaaacacatccttggactaaaaTCGTAAAGTGAACAAAAAATGCTTAATTAGTGTATCTTTTTGTAACAAAATATACTTGTTACTTTTGGCTAGTGTACAATTGTTAAGCATGATTTGTCAATTATTGACAGTAGTATGTCTCTATGTCGCTCACTATATGTGTGTATAATATTATTACTAAAATCACTCTATCCTAGTTCGGTTTCATCTTCCTGCCTTTTCTAACATCCAATAATCGGTATTCGCAGTTTTGCACCCATCTGTGAAATATATCCTTCACTCCTAATCCAATAAGGGAAAGAAGATTCGAATATAGGAGAGACGTTATCAACTTTGATCCATTTTCACCCCCTAGCTCGGGGACACAAAACACGATCTAACTCGATCCCTAACTACCAATTTATTGCTCATATCTAACTGcaataaaaaaaaactcgacccgcGGTGGCCAGACAACCGTCGGGATTTCGGCTTAAGGTGGAGACCTCTCACACATGTCAAAAAAAAAACCCCGAAGCTCGTACCCCGCCCGCACACAGGGGCTCATAACCGTGTGAGTGGGCCGGTGCCTACAAACATGTGATTTGGGAATGCGGGACAGGCGAGGGGTTTTTTTTCACCTCTGGCGCTGCAAATTCGCCCCACGGGTTCCAACTCATGTCACGAGAGTGCCAACCAACCCGAGTGCTTGACCAGCCGGTCTAGCATCCTTTAGCATCTAGCTGCAATAcataaaaagataaaataaaactAACATAATCAAATGGAAAAATAATCTCTCTCTACAGGTTCGAAGGAGTTGCTTGTACATCAGTACCTCAGTCATACACACGCCTTCTCACGGAAAAAAAAATTCGTATACTAATGCTACGTACTGTACATGCAAAAGAACCGCTCTCAATCATTCCTCTCGTTTCTACAATTCTACTGTAGAATCATATGGACAACGATGAACTAGCTAAGTGATGattgaatgaaaaaaaaaaacaaatagtaTTCTTCTCTTTTTCACCCTCAACGCGCGCGAAGCTAGTTTTGGGACGGCAGTGGCGTCGCCTCCAGCGACGGCAAGCCTTGCGTCATCTCGTGCGCCACCATCCTCCTGCTCCGGTTGATGGTGATGAGGCAGAGGCAGACGTGCTCCTCCAGCTCCTGCAGCTGCGCCCTGAGGTCCTCCTCGCACTCCGCCTCCTCCCTCGCCACCTCCTGCATCAGCGGTCGCTCGCCGCGGCCCCGCACCGCGATGCCCGCCACGTCGCGGCCGTGCTCCAGCTCGTCGTGCGCACGCCGCACCATGCGGCTCACCGTGTCCAGGTCCCGCCCCACGATGTAGgcgccgcgcgccgccgcgtCCACCGCGGCGCCCGCGCGCGCGTACTGCCGCGGACTCACCCGCTCGGCGGCCCACCGCACGGCGGTGGCCGGGCCTGCGCCCACGGCCGCGGAGACGGCCCCGACGCCCACCACGGCGTGCGCGGCGAACACCACCGCGGCCACGACggcagccgcgcacgccgccACGAGCGCCGCCGCGGCCGTGCCCCGCGCCACGCGCATCGCCCGGGCCAGGCGCCGCAGCCGACGCTGCGCCGACGCCAGGCGCGCCGCGAGCGGGCCGCACCGCCCGTGCACCTCGTGGAACCCCGCGAGCCGGCCCGGCGACAGCGGGTTGTCGAGGCGGACGTGCGCCGCGACCGCGTCCCTCGCGGCGGCGGGGTCATCGCTGCCGCCGACGTCGTTGTCCTCCTCCAGCCGGTGGAGCAGGAGGCGGAGCGCGAGCTGgtggcgccgcgccgcgccgatggcggcgaggagcgaggagcacgCCTCGCAGGCCTCCTGCGTCACGTCAAAGTACTCGATCAGCAGCCTCTCGACGcggcgcctccgccgccgccgcccccgcccgagCACCTCCGGGCTGGGCTCCAGCACGAAGTCGTCGAGGACGGTGTACGAGCACGACTGCTCCAAGGCGGCGGCGGCCGACGCCGCGTCGGGCTCGTTGTCGTCCTTGACGCCACCGGACTTGGACGAAGATGAGAGCTTGAAGGAGGCGGAGGAGAATGTGTGCATGAGGTGGCGATGCGCGTGCGACCACAGGTCGAGGAAAGACTTGGACTTGAAGGCTCTGTCGTACTCCTCGTCGACGCCGAGCGGGCTGCGCGGCGGCAGCCTCGAGCTCTCCGGAGTTCTGCTGGAAGGGGTGGAGCTGCTCCTCTCCATGGTGGTGTCATCAGCTGCAACGATGGATCAGAGTCGGAGTTGGAGATGAGACATCACATGAGAGCGAGGGCAACAAGCAACAGaacaagcaaagcaaagcaacgTGTGCGTGGTACGTATATATGGACGGCAGGAGAAAGcgtcaagaaatggtttttctgAGTAAAGATTGTCGTTGCTTTACATGCAAGTAGGAGTATAACAAGCTTagcttagctagctagctagaaagAGAAATGTGCAGCGTTATTATATCGACAGCAACTTTAATTTGCAGACGGCAATCAAGGAAATAAACATGCTTCACATttcaaagaaggaaaagaaaaacatgCTTCAACCTCAACAGTTCATTAGTTTTGTACCCTTGCATGAAAGACTATCTAGCTAGCTTGACCATGTGTGGAGTGTGgactatgcatgcatgcatcaaatGCTCACACTCAACTGGTCCAAATTAAACATGTACAAAAACAGAGTCCACTGTCGTAACTCAATTGAATACACTGCGTGTTTATCTTGCAATTGTGTGTGATGAAAACATTATCATAATAGATCGAACTTATCAGTGCATTAAGACAGAACGTTCCTTCAGAGGATAGAGACTGCTAGGCGCTAGCATTTAGCTGCATTTGCAGTAGTTTTATTAATTTGATAAATGAAATAGCAGCATTGTTAAGAGAACAATCAATATTTGCTAAATGAACAATAAGTTCGCAAGCTACTAAGATGACTGCAAGGCATGTATGCTCACATAGAAATTGACTTACGAGTTTCAATTCCAAAAATGGATCTGGGTGATGACGATGAAGATGATGGTGACGGTCTCATTTTGACGTACTAGCTGgctcaaacaaaacaaaatttgtGCTATCACTGTCTTGTATGATCAGTTTGGTCTCTCAATCTAACATAAGTCACAGCAAGTTTGATTGTCAAAGCACCTATAAGACTCCCTCTGGCTTTGTATATGGAacatgaattttttttcaaatgaaA includes these proteins:
- the LOC136525239 gene encoding putative UPF0496 protein 2; the protein is MRPSPSSSSSSPRSIFGIETPDDTTMERSSSTPSSRTPESSRLPPRSPLGVDEEYDRAFKSKSFLDLWSHAHRHLMHTFSSASFKLSSSSKSGGVKDDNEPDAASAAAALEQSCSYTVLDDFVLEPSPEVLGRGRRRRRRRVERLLIEYFDVTQEACEACSSLLAAIGAARRHQLALRLLLHRLEEDNDVGGSDDPAAARDAVAAHVRLDNPLSPGRLAGFHEVHGRCGPLAARLASAQRRLRRLARAMRVARGTAAAALVAACAAAVVAAVVFAAHAVVGVGAVSAAVGAGPATAVRWAAERVSPRQYARAGAAVDAAARGAYIVGRDLDTVSRMVRRAHDELEHGRDVAGIAVRGRGERPLMQEVAREEAECEEDLRAQLQELEEHVCLCLITINRSRRMVAHEMTQGLPSLEATPLPSQN